From Microcystis aeruginosa NIES-2549, a single genomic window includes:
- the hemE gene encoding uroporphyrinogen decarboxylase: MTDSPEIPYLLRAAKGEILPRPPVWMMRQAGRYMQIYRELRDKYPSFRERSENADLAIEISLQPWRAFQPDGVIMFSDILTPLAGIGIPFDIIESKGPIIDSPIRTQAQVDQLNPLDPDQSLPFIKTILKTLRQEVGNKSTVLGFVGAPWTLAAYAVEGKGSKSYSVIKGMAFSEPSVLHQFLDKLADMIATYVRYQIDCGAQVVQMFDSWAGQLTPQDYDVFALPYQQKVVRLVKETHPDTPLILYISGSAGVLERMAQSGVDIVSVDWTVDMAEARQRLGKSMMVQGNIDPGVLFGSQSFIRERILDTIRKAGNQGHILNLGHGVLVGTPEDNVRFFFETAKQADKLLAVHA; this comes from the coding sequence ATGACTGACTCCCCTGAAATACCTTATTTATTACGCGCTGCCAAAGGAGAAATCTTACCCCGTCCTCCCGTGTGGATGATGAGACAAGCAGGACGTTATATGCAGATTTATCGAGAATTGCGGGATAAATACCCCAGTTTTCGGGAAAGATCGGAAAATGCCGATTTAGCGATCGAAATCTCCCTGCAACCTTGGCGCGCTTTTCAACCGGATGGGGTGATCATGTTCTCCGATATCCTCACTCCCTTGGCGGGAATTGGTATTCCCTTTGATATTATCGAAAGTAAGGGGCCGATTATCGATTCTCCCATTCGTACTCAAGCGCAGGTGGACCAACTTAATCCCCTCGATCCCGATCAGTCTTTACCTTTTATCAAAACGATTTTAAAAACCCTGCGTCAAGAGGTGGGAAATAAATCCACTGTCCTCGGTTTTGTCGGAGCGCCTTGGACTTTAGCAGCATACGCAGTGGAAGGGAAAGGTTCTAAAAGTTATTCTGTGATTAAAGGGATGGCTTTTTCGGAACCCTCGGTACTGCACCAATTTTTAGATAAATTAGCGGATATGATCGCCACTTATGTCCGTTATCAAATCGATTGTGGGGCGCAAGTGGTACAAATGTTCGATTCTTGGGCGGGTCAATTAACTCCCCAAGATTACGATGTTTTTGCCTTACCCTATCAACAAAAAGTAGTTCGTTTGGTGAAAGAAACCCATCCCGATACACCGTTAATTCTCTACATTAGTGGCAGTGCCGGCGTTTTGGAAAGAATGGCTCAATCGGGGGTTGATATTGTCAGCGTCGATTGGACCGTCGATATGGCGGAAGCGAGACAGCGTTTAGGTAAATCGATGATGGTTCAAGGTAATATCGATCCGGGGGTTTTATTCGGTTCCCAGTCCTTTATTCGCGAGCGGATTCTTGATACTATTCGTAAAGCGGGTAATCAAGGTCATATTCTTAATTTAGGTCATGGTGTTTTGGTGGGAACTCCTGAAGATAACGTGCGTTTCTTCTTTGAAACTGCTAAACAAGCGGATAAATTATTAGCAGTTCACGCCTAG
- a CDS encoding NAD-dependent epimerase/dehydratase family protein has product MKKIFLTGVSGCIGHYIAEILLENPDYELYFLVRNAEKLKFSYEGRSNVHILLGDMENIEVYAELLKTMNIAVLIATSWGGEEESYQINVVKTLELISYLDAQICEKVLYFSTASILNQNNQLLPEAGEIGTNYIRTKYICYSKFTDLEIADKIITLYPTFVLGGDENKPYSHIYGGLPDVLKYIGLVRWFQADGSFHFIHAKDIAQVVNYLIENPAPESKIVLGNQRTTANQAVEEICTYLNKKIYFRIPLSLTIANFFIKVFNLQMEAWDRFAMNYRHFTHIKTYTPDDFGLKNYCSTLDDVLTLRGIPRKKP; this is encoded by the coding sequence ATGAAAAAAATATTTCTAACGGGTGTGAGTGGCTGTATTGGGCATTATATCGCTGAGATTTTACTGGAAAATCCCGACTATGAATTATATTTTTTAGTGCGTAATGCCGAGAAGTTAAAATTTAGTTACGAAGGGCGATCAAATGTTCATATACTTTTAGGCGATATGGAAAATATCGAGGTATATGCCGAGCTTTTAAAAACAATGAATATAGCGGTTTTAATCGCTACCAGTTGGGGAGGAGAGGAGGAAAGTTATCAGATTAATGTGGTAAAAACCCTAGAATTAATTAGTTATTTAGATGCTCAAATCTGCGAGAAAGTCCTCTATTTTTCTACTGCCAGCATTCTCAATCAAAATAACCAACTTTTGCCCGAAGCTGGGGAAATAGGAACTAATTATATCCGCACCAAATATATTTGTTATAGCAAATTTACTGACCTAGAAATTGCCGATAAAATTATCACTTTATACCCCACTTTTGTCTTAGGTGGTGACGAAAATAAACCCTATTCTCATATCTATGGTGGTTTACCGGATGTGTTGAAATATATCGGTTTAGTGCGTTGGTTTCAAGCTGATGGCAGTTTTCATTTTATCCATGCCAAAGATATAGCTCAAGTGGTGAATTATTTAATCGAAAATCCCGCACCAGAAAGCAAAATTGTCCTAGGCAATCAACGCACAACAGCTAACCAAGCAGTGGAGGAAATCTGTACTTATTTAAACAAAAAAATCTACTTTCGCATTCCTTTATCTTTAACCATTGCTAACTTTTTTATCAAAGTTTTTAACTTGCAGATGGAAGCATGGGACCGCTTTGCCATGAATTATCGCCACTTCACCCACATTAAAACCTATACTCCTGACGATTTTGGTTTAAAAAACTATTGTTCCACCCTCGATGATGTTTTAACCTTGCGAGGAATTCCCCGAAAAAAACCCTAA
- a CDS encoding ABC transporter ATP-binding protein: MKSRSSYWNLIPYLRPQTQTIILAFICTIGFTVFWPILAWLAGQMARYIGEGNVQALATLSGVGAVVFLLRGMSQYGQDSLMAKASLKIALELRKKVYAHLQTLGLNYFETAKTGDLSYRLTEDIDRIGEVINKFFHDFIPSALQLIVVFAYMFIVNWQLTIAVIIIAPLLGVLVGFFGEKLLQYARRAQAKISNLSSLLTEVFGGIRVVQAFAAEDYQTELFAQEAEENRRAQYLSESTKALQYVVVGFLQAMGVIFLFFLAGWQISQKNLTGVDFVSYVAAVAMLIDPIAHITSNYNQFKQGQASMDRIFELLAILPTITEKPNAIDLQLHSKEVEYCQVNFSYNEDRQVLKNINFTAHAGEMIALVGASGAGKTTLVNLLLRFYDPTAGKILIDGVDIRDVTLKSLRRQIGVVLQENILFSGTIAQNIAFGQGDFNLQEVEKAAKIANAHQFIGELSQGYYTYVGERGVNLSGGQRQRIAIARAVLSNPRILILDEATSALDSESEALVQEALERIMTERTVFVIAHRLATVRKANRILVLEKGEIIEVGNHEELLNLNGRYAQFHARQFQD, from the coding sequence TTGAAATCTCGCTCTAGTTATTGGAACCTCATTCCCTATCTCCGTCCCCAAACCCAAACAATTATTTTGGCGTTCATCTGTACGATCGGATTTACGGTATTTTGGCCGATTTTAGCTTGGTTAGCTGGACAAATGGCCAGATATATCGGTGAGGGAAATGTGCAAGCATTGGCCACACTTTCGGGGGTGGGGGCAGTGGTTTTTTTGCTGCGGGGAATGTCTCAGTATGGGCAAGATTCCCTGATGGCAAAAGCTTCTTTAAAAATTGCCCTGGAATTAAGAAAAAAAGTTTATGCACACCTGCAAACCCTCGGCTTAAATTACTTTGAAACGGCAAAAACCGGTGATTTATCCTATCGTTTAACGGAAGATATCGATCGCATTGGGGAAGTAATTAACAAATTTTTCCATGATTTTATTCCCTCAGCCTTACAGTTAATTGTCGTCTTTGCCTATATGTTTATTGTTAACTGGCAATTGACAATCGCTGTCATTATTATCGCTCCTTTGTTAGGAGTTTTGGTGGGATTTTTTGGTGAAAAATTATTACAATATGCTCGTCGCGCTCAGGCGAAAATATCTAATCTTTCTTCGTTATTAACCGAAGTTTTTGGCGGTATTCGTGTGGTGCAAGCTTTCGCAGCTGAAGATTATCAAACCGAGCTTTTTGCCCAAGAAGCGGAGGAAAATCGCCGCGCTCAATACCTATCAGAATCCACCAAAGCTTTACAATACGTCGTGGTGGGATTTTTGCAAGCGATGGGAGTTATCTTTTTATTCTTCCTTGCGGGTTGGCAAATTTCCCAAAAGAATTTAACTGGTGTTGACTTTGTTAGCTATGTGGCAGCGGTGGCAATGTTAATCGATCCTATCGCCCATATTACCAGTAATTATAATCAATTTAAACAGGGTCAAGCCTCCATGGATCGGATTTTTGAATTGTTAGCTATTTTGCCAACAATTACGGAAAAACCCAACGCGATCGATCTGCAACTCCATAGCAAAGAAGTTGAATATTGTCAAGTAAATTTTTCTTACAATGAGGACAGACAGGTTTTAAAAAATATTAATTTTACTGCACACGCTGGCGAAATGATTGCTTTAGTAGGAGCATCGGGAGCGGGAAAAACCACTTTAGTTAATCTTTTATTGCGTTTTTATGACCCCACTGCCGGCAAGATTTTAATCGATGGGGTGGATATTCGTGATGTGACTTTAAAAAGTCTCCGGCGACAAATTGGCGTAGTTTTACAGGAAAATATTCTCTTTTCTGGTACTATAGCCCAAAATATCGCTTTTGGTCAGGGAGATTTTAATCTGCAAGAGGTGGAAAAAGCGGCAAAAATCGCCAACGCTCATCAATTTATCGGTGAACTTTCCCAGGGTTACTATACCTATGTGGGAGAAAGGGGTGTTAATTTATCGGGTGGACAAAGACAAAGAATCGCCATCGCGCGAGCGGTTTTATCTAATCCGAGAATTTTAATCTTAGATGAAGCGACTTCGGCGCTCGATTCGGAATCGGAAGCTTTAGTGCAGGAAGCTTTAGAAAGAATTATGACGGAGCGCACGGTATTTGTTATTGCTCACCGATTAGCAACTGTCAGAAAAGCTAACCGTATTTTAGTTTTAGAAAAGGGTGAAATTATTGAGGTGGGTAATCACGAGGAGTTATTAAATCTTAATGGTCGTTACGCTCAATTTCATGCTAGACAATTTCAAGATTAG
- the cysC gene encoding adenylyl-sulfate kinase: MKQRGVTVWLTGLSGAGKSTITEALEAKLIAEGYSIEVLDGDIVRTNLTKGLGFSKEDRDENIRRIGFVSNLLTRHGVIVLVSAISPYREIREEVRGKIGSFVEVFVNAPLSVCEERDVKGLYKRARAGEIKSFTGIDDPYEPPFNPEVECRTDLETLEESVAKVWNKLTELGYIHQAVAV, encoded by the coding sequence ATGAAACAGCGCGGCGTGACGGTTTGGTTAACGGGATTGAGCGGTGCGGGGAAAAGCACGATTACCGAGGCATTAGAGGCAAAATTAATCGCTGAAGGCTATTCCATTGAAGTTCTCGATGGCGATATAGTACGGACGAACCTAACCAAAGGTTTAGGATTTAGTAAAGAGGATCGCGATGAAAATATCCGTCGCATTGGTTTTGTGTCTAATTTGCTCACCCGTCACGGTGTGATTGTCCTAGTTTCAGCTATTTCTCCCTATCGTGAGATTCGCGAGGAAGTAAGGGGTAAAATTGGCAGTTTTGTCGAAGTTTTCGTGAATGCTCCCTTAAGCGTCTGTGAGGAGCGCGATGTGAAAGGATTATATAAAAGAGCGCGTGCTGGCGAAATCAAGTCTTTTACGGGAATTGATGATCCCTATGAACCACCTTTTAACCCAGAAGTGGAATGCCGCACCGATTTAGAGACTTTAGAGGAAAGTGTCGCCAAAGTCTGGAACAAATTGACGGAATTAGGCTACATTCATCAAGCTGTGGCGGTTTAA
- a CDS encoding transglycosylase SLT domain-containing protein — MFKKFPPHTPLLLGLGSGVALFTLTSLFLFHPKILAWLDRNSASLPSQDPNQPSAVVDSAFLPQTERDVKLKDVADANAPSLDRSRARYLLAMDLLRKYEGGPALKQLEGLEKQYPVLAPQILLKQGRAQELSNDSERAREIWQKLIKTYPQSPVVAEAYYSLGKYDPSYQEKLLKEYPRHPRTLALIRQRLQENPDQFPLWLQLAKANPFDPTLNQARDRLVKDYAEQLTPADWAMIGAGYWQSGLYEKAYKAYAKATPSPEQAYRYARGLQIAKKLPEARSAYQKLIKTYPQAPETGLGLLRLAQISPNRDAIAYLDRIVKQFPDRAPEALEAKAKLLNSTNAQAASQTWQTLLNKYPKSDEAADYRWLMAQRAAKSGDYAKAWQWAQPIAVNNPDSQTAPKAAFWVGKWAQKLGKNQEAKQAFTYTISRHPHSYYAWRSAVLLGWDVGDFTTVRSYNPTTVKPATRNDPPAGSEAFKELYRIGEDTDAWNLFQAEIVDPWNLTVDEQFNLGVYKLSRNQNLEGINLIWRLRERDTPEEREAWKALRQNDKYWHALFPFPYYNSILQWSKDRQLNPLLVTALIRQESRFEKEIRSPVGAVGLMQIMPDTGKYIAGNTGNKSYSLTNPEDNIMMGTWYLDYTHGKFAGNSLFAVASYNAGPGAVSKWKQRFDFSDPDQFVENIPFRETKGYIESVFGNYWNYLQIYNPEIQEQMKRITNPS, encoded by the coding sequence ATGTTTAAGAAATTCCCCCCTCACACCCCGCTCCTTCTTGGACTAGGTTCTGGGGTTGCGCTTTTTACTCTCACCAGTCTCTTTCTCTTTCACCCGAAAATTCTCGCTTGGCTCGATCGCAATAGTGCCTCGCTTCCTAGCCAAGATCCTAACCAACCCTCTGCCGTGGTTGATAGCGCTTTCTTACCACAAACCGAGCGAGATGTCAAGTTAAAAGATGTGGCCGATGCCAATGCGCCCTCTTTAGATCGTAGTCGCGCCCGCTATCTCCTGGCTATGGATTTATTGAGAAAATATGAAGGGGGTCCGGCTTTAAAACAATTAGAAGGCTTAGAAAAACAATATCCTGTCCTCGCTCCCCAGATTCTCCTCAAACAGGGACGAGCCCAGGAATTAAGCAATGATAGTGAAAGAGCGCGAGAAATTTGGCAAAAATTAATTAAAACCTATCCCCAATCGCCCGTAGTGGCGGAAGCTTACTACTCTTTGGGCAAATACGACCCCAGTTATCAGGAAAAATTGCTCAAGGAATACCCCCGACACCCGCGCACTTTGGCTTTAATTCGCCAACGTCTTCAAGAAAATCCCGATCAATTTCCCCTATGGTTACAGTTAGCCAAGGCTAATCCTTTTGATCCTACCCTCAATCAAGCCCGCGATCGTTTGGTGAAAGACTACGCCGAGCAGTTGACTCCAGCGGATTGGGCAATGATTGGGGCGGGTTATTGGCAGTCTGGATTGTACGAAAAAGCCTATAAAGCCTACGCTAAAGCCACTCCTAGCCCCGAACAAGCCTATCGTTACGCCCGCGGGCTACAAATTGCCAAAAAACTGCCAGAAGCTCGCAGCGCCTACCAAAAATTAATTAAAACCTATCCCCAGGCCCCAGAAACCGGTTTAGGATTACTGCGACTCGCCCAGATTTCTCCTAACCGCGATGCCATAGCATATCTCGATCGCATTGTCAAGCAATTTCCCGATCGCGCTCCGGAAGCTTTGGAAGCGAAGGCCAAATTACTCAACTCAACTAATGCCCAGGCCGCTAGTCAAACATGGCAGACTTTATTAAATAAATACCCAAAATCCGACGAAGCCGCCGATTATCGCTGGTTAATGGCCCAAAGAGCCGCTAAATCCGGTGATTACGCCAAGGCGTGGCAGTGGGCGCAGCCAATTGCGGTTAATAATCCCGATAGTCAAACTGCCCCGAAAGCGGCCTTTTGGGTGGGAAAATGGGCGCAAAAACTCGGCAAAAACCAAGAAGCAAAACAAGCTTTTACCTACACTATTTCTCGTCATCCCCATTCCTATTATGCTTGGCGCTCGGCGGTTTTATTAGGTTGGGACGTGGGGGATTTTACCACTGTCCGCTCCTATAATCCTACCACCGTCAAACCCGCCACTCGTAACGATCCCCCCGCTGGTTCGGAAGCTTTCAAGGAATTATATCGAATTGGTGAAGATACGGATGCTTGGAATCTCTTCCAAGCAGAAATTGTCGATCCTTGGAATTTAACCGTTGACGAACAATTTAACCTCGGTGTCTATAAACTCTCTCGCAATCAAAATTTAGAAGGAATTAACCTGATTTGGCGCTTGCGAGAAAGAGATACCCCAGAGGAAAGGGAAGCATGGAAAGCCCTGCGACAAAATGATAAATACTGGCACGCTTTATTCCCCTTTCCCTACTACAATAGCATCCTACAATGGTCAAAAGATAGACAATTAAATCCCCTGCTCGTGACGGCTTTAATCCGGCAAGAATCCCGCTTTGAAAAAGAAATTCGTTCTCCTGTGGGGGCAGTGGGATTAATGCAAATTATGCCCGATACGGGTAAATATATCGCGGGTAATACTGGCAATAAAAGTTATTCTTTAACTAATCCCGAAGATAACATTATGATGGGGACATGGTATCTCGATTATACCCACGGCAAATTCGCTGGAAATTCACTTTTTGCCGTGGCTAGTTATAACGCCGGACCTGGGGCAGTTTCCAAATGGAAACAGCGTTTTGATTTTAGCGATCCCGATCAATTTGTCGAGAATATTCCCTTTAGAGAAACTAAGGGTTATATAGAATCGGTGTTTGGTAATTATTGGAATTATCTCCAGATTTATAACCCCGAAATTCAAGAGCAAATGAAGAGAATTACTAACCCTTCCTAG
- a CDS encoding energy-coupling factor transporter transmembrane component T family protein: MQSFNWQTVDQDSPFTRLDFRTKLTMMIVVTLIAFTWESPLAGGLLTLIVALACLWAGVKWSYLLTIFKFMAPFYLFLLITMGFFNVEQVKALTGKTELTPLLTIGSAQMTVEGTLYGLNVIFKTLTMVLIIPLAIFTTDINQMMVSLTKARIPYKIVFIFSSTLRLFPLLVEESRSIISAQRLRGLAIEKMGWLQKGKIYASIAVPLILNAMAKSQKLEVVLQAKAFSGDPDRTFLQESILTNKDYLLIIGFLFLLVLAIILYVKFGVGKFAWLF, translated from the coding sequence ATGCAATCATTTAACTGGCAAACCGTCGATCAAGATTCTCCTTTTACTCGCCTAGATTTTCGGACAAAATTAACCATGATGATCGTGGTTACTCTCATCGCTTTTACTTGGGAAAGTCCCCTCGCTGGCGGTTTACTAACTCTTATTGTCGCTTTAGCTTGTCTCTGGGCGGGGGTAAAATGGTCTTATCTCCTCACCATTTTTAAATTCATGGCTCCTTTTTATCTATTCTTATTAATTACCATGGGATTTTTTAATGTGGAACAGGTAAAAGCTTTAACGGGAAAAACTGAATTAACTCCCTTATTAACTATCGGTTCTGCTCAAATGACTGTCGAGGGAACCCTCTACGGTTTAAATGTGATCTTTAAAACTCTCACCATGGTTTTAATTATTCCCCTCGCTATTTTTACCACTGATATAAATCAGATGATGGTGAGTTTAACTAAAGCCAGAATTCCCTACAAAATAGTCTTTATTTTTTCCTCTACCCTGCGTTTATTTCCTCTCCTAGTAGAAGAATCTCGCTCGATTATTTCTGCTCAAAGATTACGAGGATTAGCAATAGAAAAAATGGGTTGGTTACAAAAAGGAAAAATTTATGCTTCTATCGCTGTACCTTTAATTTTAAACGCTATGGCTAAATCGCAAAAATTAGAGGTAGTTCTACAGGCTAAGGCTTTCTCTGGTGATCCCGATCGCACATTTTTACAGGAATCAATCTTAACCAATAAAGACTATTTATTAATTATTGGCTTTCTATTTTTATTGGTTTTGGCAATTATTCTCTATGTAAAATTCGGGGTGGGAAAATTTGCCTGGTTGTTTTAA
- the coaE gene encoding dephospho-CoA kinase (Dephospho-CoA kinase (CoaE) performs the final step in coenzyme A biosynthesis.): MSRRIIGLTGGIACGKSTVSNYLENIYKIPVLDADIYAREAVEKGSAILERIFVRYGRKVKTEDNSLNRQQLGEIIFNNPEEKIWLESQIHPYVRECFKRHLEQLEAPIVVFSIPLLFEAKLTYLVTEIWVVSCGLEQQIQRLMTRNNLTREQAIARINNQMPLAEKIALADIVLDNSGDLEALYPQIDRAIQ; this comes from the coding sequence ATGTCGAGAAGAATTATCGGGTTAACAGGGGGAATAGCCTGTGGTAAATCCACGGTTTCCAATTATTTAGAAAATATCTACAAAATTCCCGTCCTTGATGCGGATATTTATGCCCGGGAAGCAGTGGAAAAGGGTTCGGCAATTTTAGAGAGAATTTTTGTGCGTTATGGCAGAAAAGTTAAAACTGAGGATAATTCCCTTAATCGCCAACAGTTAGGAGAGATTATTTTTAATAATCCCGAGGAAAAAATCTGGTTAGAAAGTCAGATTCATCCCTACGTTAGAGAATGTTTTAAGCGGCATTTAGAGCAGTTAGAAGCCCCGATAGTTGTTTTTTCCATACCTTTATTATTTGAAGCCAAATTAACCTATTTAGTCACAGAGATTTGGGTGGTTTCCTGCGGTTTAGAGCAACAAATTCAACGCTTAATGACTAGAAATAACTTAACTAGGGAACAAGCGATCGCTCGGATTAATAATCAAATGCCTTTAGCCGAAAAAATTGCCTTAGCTGATATTGTTTTGGACAATTCCGGGGATTTAGAAGCTTTATATCCCCAGATCGATCGAGCTATACAATAG
- the purC gene encoding phosphoribosylaminoimidazolesuccinocarboxamide synthase, with translation MEKLYEGKAKILYQTDDPDILLTYYKDDATAFNAQKRGQIVGKGEINCTVSTALFQWLESLGIATHYIDRPSSREMRVKAIKIIPLEVVVRNIAAGSLCKQTGLKEGKVLPFPLVEFYLKDDALGDPLLTPDRIKVIDIASEEQVNQLRDLALQINQYLQEFFDKCQIILVDFKLEFGVDKTGKIYLGDEISPDTCRLWDKTQEDAQARILDKDRFRRDLGDVETAYQQVQARVLQQIESL, from the coding sequence ATGGAAAAACTCTATGAAGGCAAGGCCAAAATTCTCTATCAAACCGATGATCCCGATATTCTCCTTACTTATTACAAAGACGATGCCACCGCTTTTAATGCCCAAAAACGTGGGCAAATTGTCGGCAAAGGAGAAATTAACTGTACTGTCTCCACTGCCCTATTTCAATGGTTAGAATCCCTAGGAATAGCTACCCATTATATTGATCGCCCTAGTTCTAGGGAAATGCGCGTCAAGGCGATTAAAATCATTCCCTTGGAAGTAGTAGTCAGAAATATCGCCGCTGGGAGTTTGTGCAAGCAAACGGGATTAAAGGAGGGGAAAGTTTTACCTTTTCCTCTCGTAGAATTTTACCTCAAGGATGATGCTTTGGGCGATCCTTTGTTAACGCCCGATCGCATAAAAGTGATCGATATTGCCAGCGAGGAGCAAGTCAATCAGTTACGAGATTTAGCCCTGCAAATCAATCAATATCTACAGGAATTTTTTGATAAGTGCCAGATTATTCTCGTCGATTTTAAGTTAGAATTTGGAGTTGATAAAACGGGCAAAATTTATCTAGGTGATGAAATTAGCCCCGATACCTGTCGTCTCTGGGATAAAACCCAAGAGGATGCCCAAGCGCGTATTCTCGATAAGGATCGTTTTCGTCGCGATTTAGGAGATGTGGAAACTGCCTATCAACAAGTACAAGCAAGAGTTTTACAACAGATAGAGAGTTTATAA
- a CDS encoding DUF7219 family protein gives MNQNPPNDDNPNLPDRRKENFLYPRAPYYGEFKPENLLFNANLQEFAQKVSFICNLETGGKISSLEAYQKIKALWKDLKQSKKGLGIGENPFKKDDDT, from the coding sequence ATGAATCAGAATCCTCCTAACGATGATAACCCGAATCTCCCCGATCGCCGCAAGGAGAATTTTCTCTATCCTCGCGCCCCCTACTATGGAGAATTTAAGCCAGAAAACTTGCTATTTAACGCCAATTTACAGGAATTTGCCCAAAAAGTCAGTTTTATTTGTAATCTGGAAACCGGGGGCAAAATCAGTTCTCTAGAAGCCTACCAAAAAATTAAAGCCCTCTGGAAAGACTTAAAACAGAGCAAAAAAGGCCTAGGCATTGGGGAAAATCCCTTTAAAAAAGATGATGATACCTAA
- the thrS gene encoding threonine--tRNA ligase, protein MDNQAPIKLPKTSESDHLKRIRHTTSHVMAMAVQKLFPKAQVTIGPWTETGFYYDFDVPEPFTDKDLKEIKKEMVKIINKKLPVIREQVSREEAEKRIKAINEAYKLEILAGIQEPITLYHLGDAWWDLCAGPHLDNTSELDPKAIELETVAGAYWRGDENKAQLQRIYGTAWENPQQLAEYKRRKEEALKRDHRKLGKELGLFIFSDSVGPGLPLWTPKGTLIRSLLEDFLKKEQLKRGYLPVVTPHIARVDLFKISGHWQKYKEDMFPMMADDEESASKEIGFVLKPMNCPFHIQIYKSDLRSYRELPMRLAEFGTVYRYEQSGELGGLTRVRGFTVDDSHLFVTPEQLDKEFLSVVDLILTVFKSLQLKNFKARLSFRDPESDKYIGSDDAWEKAQSAIRKAVQTLGMDYFEAPGEAAFYGPKLDFIFQDALEREWQLGTVQVDYNLPERFELEYVAEDGNRKRPVMIHRAPFGSLERLIGILIEEYAGDFPLWLAPVQIRLLPVSDSQLDYAKEVTAKMQLLGIRAETDTSGERLGKMIRNAETAKIPVMAVVGAKEMESNSLSIRTRATGDLGVISVEEVVAKLESAIQNHGNF, encoded by the coding sequence ATGGATAACCAAGCCCCGATTAAACTCCCGAAAACCAGCGAATCCGACCACCTCAAGCGCATTCGTCACACCACCTCCCATGTGATGGCCATGGCGGTGCAGAAATTATTCCCGAAAGCCCAAGTTACTATCGGGCCTTGGACTGAAACTGGATTCTACTACGATTTTGATGTGCCAGAACCTTTTACCGATAAGGATCTCAAGGAAATCAAAAAAGAGATGGTCAAAATTATCAATAAAAAACTGCCAGTGATTCGCGAGCAAGTTTCTCGGGAAGAGGCGGAAAAGCGCATTAAAGCGATTAATGAAGCCTATAAGCTGGAAATTCTGGCGGGAATTCAAGAACCCATCACCCTTTATCATCTTGGGGACGCTTGGTGGGATTTGTGCGCCGGTCCGCACCTAGATAATACAAGTGAACTAGACCCGAAGGCGATCGAATTAGAGACGGTAGCGGGTGCTTATTGGCGCGGGGATGAAAATAAAGCCCAATTACAGCGCATTTACGGCACAGCTTGGGAAAATCCCCAACAATTAGCCGAATACAAGCGCCGCAAGGAAGAAGCACTAAAACGTGACCATCGGAAATTAGGCAAAGAATTAGGTTTATTTATTTTCTCTGATTCTGTCGGTCCTGGATTGCCTTTATGGACACCCAAAGGAACTTTAATTCGTTCTTTGTTAGAAGATTTTCTGAAAAAAGAACAGTTAAAACGCGGTTATTTACCCGTAGTTACTCCCCATATTGCTCGCGTGGATTTGTTTAAAATTTCCGGTCACTGGCAAAAGTACAAAGAAGATATGTTTCCCATGATGGCAGACGATGAGGAATCTGCTAGTAAGGAAATAGGATTTGTGCTTAAACCGATGAACTGTCCTTTTCATATTCAAATCTATAAAAGTGATTTGAGATCCTATCGGGAATTGCCGATGCGTTTGGCGGAATTCGGGACAGTTTATCGTTACGAACAATCGGGAGAATTGGGAGGATTAACTAGAGTTCGCGGTTTTACCGTCGATGATTCCCATTTGTTTGTCACTCCCGAACAATTAGACAAGGAATTTTTAAGCGTTGTTGATTTAATTTTGACGGTGTTTAAGAGTTTACAATTAAAGAATTTTAAGGCGCGATTGAGTTTTCGTGACCCCGAATCGGATAAGTATATCGGTTCCGATGACGCTTGGGAAAAGGCACAATCAGCGATTAGAAAAGCGGTGCAAACTTTGGGGATGGATTATTTTGAGGCTCCTGGAGAAGCGGCTTTTTATGGTCCAAAATTAGACTTTATTTTCCAAGATGCCCTCGAAAGAGAATGGCAGTTAGGAACGGTACAGGTAGATTATAATTTACCCGAACGTTTTGAACTAGAATACGTTGCCGAAGATGGTAATCGTAAACGTCCGGTGATGATTCATCGCGCCCCCTTTGGTTCTTTGGAACGTTTAATCGGTATTTTAATCGAAGAATACGCGGGGGATTTTCCTCTTTGGTTAGCCCCTGTCCAGATACGATTATTACCGGTTAGTGATAGTCAATTGGATTACGCTAAAGAGGTGACAGCGAAAATGCAATTGTTAGGAATTCGGGCCGAAACCGATACCAGTGGCGAACGTTTGGGTAAAATGATTCGCAATGCTGAAACCGCAAAAATCCCCGTGATGGCAGTGGTGGGGGCAAAGGAAATGGAAAGTAATAGTTTAAGTATTCGCACCCGTGCCACGGGCGATTTAGGAGTAATTAGCGTCGAGGAAGTGGTGGCAAAATTAGAAAGTGCCATCCAAAATCACGGTAATTTTTAA